A window of Raineyella sp. W15-4 contains these coding sequences:
- the mptB gene encoding polyprenol phosphomannose-dependent alpha 1,6 mannosyltransferase MptB: MAGDQVRDLASPHALRSAYPLRVRAADAVAALGAEWYDPMVRQGLLGIVLIVLGSFSPAFLPDSSPLWSLPGLGIVRTTIGATFAALVALAGVWLVLDAWLRLRPTAPGRHDFRAVLALWSAPLLFAPPVFSQDAYSYAAQGWLVSRGVDPYQVGPAALPGSFADAVSRVWLYTPTPYGPLSLQIQRILVDATGGHLLAPAAGSPLHAYLAALAMRVPAVLGVVLLAACLPALIRHVGAAGLDVDRGIWLAVANPLMIVHFIGGAHNDALMVGLMVLALWCGTQGRFVTAAILVGVATAAKQPAALSGVAVAFMALPAASRRWSAWREILRRTATTAAIALASFAGVSLLTGLGFGWLHAMTVPGSVPTIAPSSLVAQAVNSVVLQWGYYEWGGVITGAVETVFGVATVGFIVWMAARIALHRPIRFVSWGLLAAAIGGAALHGWYLLWGGLLLPATRPSPRLVRVAVWVTVGMVVYYGSNLAFRNGAGWLGILSLLPYALLMLRHDRAGWRTPLAAASPVPPL, encoded by the coding sequence ATGGCTGGTGACCAGGTGCGCGACCTCGCGTCGCCGCACGCCCTCCGCTCCGCCTATCCGCTGCGGGTACGGGCCGCCGACGCGGTGGCCGCCCTCGGCGCCGAATGGTACGACCCGATGGTCCGTCAGGGCCTGCTCGGGATCGTCCTGATCGTCCTCGGGTCCTTCAGCCCCGCCTTCCTGCCGGACAGCTCGCCGCTGTGGTCACTGCCCGGCCTGGGGATCGTCCGGACGACGATCGGGGCCACTTTCGCCGCGCTCGTCGCGCTCGCCGGGGTCTGGCTGGTGCTGGACGCCTGGCTGCGGCTGCGGCCGACCGCCCCCGGACGACACGACTTCCGCGCCGTGCTGGCCCTGTGGTCGGCGCCGCTGCTGTTCGCGCCGCCGGTCTTCAGCCAGGACGCCTATTCGTACGCCGCCCAGGGCTGGCTGGTCTCCCGCGGGGTGGACCCCTACCAGGTGGGCCCGGCGGCGCTGCCCGGATCCTTCGCCGACGCGGTGTCGCGGGTGTGGCTCTACACCCCCACCCCGTACGGCCCGCTCAGCCTGCAGATCCAGCGGATCCTGGTCGACGCGACCGGCGGGCACCTGCTGGCGCCGGCCGCCGGCAGCCCGCTGCACGCCTACCTCGCCGCGCTGGCGATGCGCGTCCCGGCGGTGCTGGGCGTGGTGCTGCTGGCCGCCTGTCTGCCCGCGCTGATCCGCCATGTCGGTGCCGCCGGCCTCGACGTCGATCGTGGCATCTGGCTGGCCGTGGCGAATCCGCTGATGATCGTGCACTTCATCGGCGGCGCCCACAACGACGCGCTGATGGTCGGGCTGATGGTGCTCGCGCTGTGGTGTGGGACCCAGGGGCGGTTCGTCACCGCGGCGATCCTGGTCGGCGTCGCCACCGCGGCGAAGCAGCCCGCCGCGCTGTCCGGGGTCGCCGTCGCGTTCATGGCCCTGCCGGCGGCCTCCCGACGCTGGTCGGCCTGGCGAGAGATCCTCCGCCGGACGGCCACCACCGCGGCGATCGCCCTCGCCTCGTTCGCCGGGGTGTCCCTGCTGACCGGCCTCGGGTTCGGCTGGCTGCACGCGATGACCGTGCCGGGGTCGGTGCCCACCATCGCCCCCAGCAGCCTGGTCGCCCAGGCGGTGAACTCGGTGGTCCTGCAGTGGGGCTACTACGAATGGGGCGGGGTGATCACCGGCGCGGTCGAGACGGTGTTCGGTGTCGCCACCGTCGGGTTCATCGTCTGGATGGCCGCCCGGATCGCCCTGCACCGCCCGATCCGCTTCGTCTCCTGGGGCCTGTTGGCCGCCGCGATCGGCGGCGCCGCGCTGCACGGCTGGTACCTGCTGTGGGGCGGCCTGCTGCTCCCCGCCACCCGCCCGTCGCCCCGGCTGGTCCGGGTGGCCGTCTGGGTCACCGTCGGCATGGTCGTCTACTACGGCAGCAACCTGGCGTTCCGCAACGGCGCCGGCTGGCTCGGCATCCTCTCCCTGCTGCCGTACGCGCTGCTGATGCTGCGCCACGACCGGGCCGGGTGGCGTACGCCGCTCGCCGCCGCCTCGCCGGTCCCCCCGCTCTGA
- a CDS encoding enoyl-CoA hydratase/isomerase family protein, which yields MELTSRTTDDVLFGTDGPVARIVLNRPRAINALNLAMVTDIHDRLDAWATDDAIGAVVIQGAGERGLCSGGDVRAVRRHVLDEGNPGPFFATEYAMNAAIADFPKPYVALMDGIVMGGGVGVSGHGSIRLATEDTRLAMPETVIGFTPDVGAQWLLARAPGRIGAWMAMTGATLDGADAVAAGFADAMVAADRMAEMAALDGRRDPWLYALAEGAPFTGVELSFPALSALYEDGPSRRWIDECFGTDDAVTVVERLLDHPDPAARRAGADLRLRCPLSVVTSLEALRRARGMSGVHEVLGQDLRVAERMAMLPDFAEGVRAQLVDKDQSPRWSDASIEDVDPQDVAELFAD from the coding sequence ATGGAGCTGACCAGCCGCACCACCGACGACGTCCTGTTCGGCACCGACGGGCCGGTGGCCCGGATCGTCCTCAACCGCCCGCGGGCGATCAACGCGCTGAACCTCGCCATGGTCACCGACATCCACGACCGGCTCGACGCCTGGGCGACGGACGACGCCATCGGCGCGGTGGTGATCCAGGGCGCCGGCGAGCGCGGGCTGTGCTCGGGCGGGGATGTCCGGGCGGTCCGCCGGCATGTCCTGGACGAGGGCAACCCGGGGCCGTTCTTCGCCACCGAGTACGCCATGAACGCCGCGATCGCCGACTTCCCCAAGCCGTACGTGGCGCTGATGGACGGAATCGTGATGGGCGGCGGGGTGGGCGTGTCCGGTCACGGCTCGATCCGGCTCGCCACCGAGGACACCAGGTTGGCGATGCCGGAGACCGTCATCGGGTTCACCCCCGACGTCGGCGCCCAGTGGCTGCTGGCCCGGGCCCCCGGTCGGATCGGCGCCTGGATGGCGATGACCGGGGCGACCCTCGACGGCGCCGACGCCGTGGCCGCCGGGTTCGCCGACGCGATGGTGGCTGCCGACCGGATGGCGGAGATGGCCGCCCTCGACGGCCGCCGCGACCCGTGGTTGTACGCCCTCGCCGAGGGGGCCCCGTTCACCGGGGTGGAGCTCTCCTTCCCGGCGCTGTCCGCGCTGTACGAGGACGGTCCGTCCCGGCGCTGGATCGACGAGTGCTTCGGCACCGACGACGCGGTCACCGTCGTCGAGCGGCTGCTCGACCACCCCGACCCGGCGGCCCGCCGGGCGGGTGCCGACCTGCGGCTGCGCTGCCCGCTGTCGGTGGTGACCAGCCTGGAGGCGCTGCGGCGCGCCCGGGGGATGTCGGGGGTGCACGAGGTGCTCGGCCAGGACCTGCGGGTGGCCGAGCGGATGGCGATGCTGCCCGATTTCGCGGAAGGCGTCCGCGCCCAACTGGTGGACAAGGACCAGAGCCCGCGGTGGAGCGACGCCTCGATCGAGGACGTCGACCCGCAGGACGTGGCGGAGCTGTTCGCCGACTGA
- a CDS encoding exodeoxyribonuclease III: protein MRIATFNVNGIRAAERRGFPTWLATRTPDVLAVQEMRCPAGEVPDVFTGYHLVHDAGVIPGRNGVAIATRTPPSAVRTGFGSREFDREGRYVEVDLDVAAGPKLRVASVYVPKGGTPYEDEASLAKMQRKFRFLRSFSRHLTSSRREAAREGREFVVMGDWNIAPTELDIKNWRTNRRSEGFLPEEREWIAGVQSPRTLVDVVRHHRGGVDGPYSWWSWRGKAFDNDAGWRIDYQLATPGLAGAATVAGTDRDPSYDTRISDHAPVVVDYEL, encoded by the coding sequence CTGCGTATCGCCACCTTCAACGTGAACGGGATCCGGGCCGCCGAACGACGCGGCTTCCCCACCTGGTTGGCGACCCGTACGCCCGATGTGCTGGCGGTCCAGGAGATGCGCTGCCCGGCGGGTGAGGTGCCGGACGTGTTCACCGGTTACCACCTGGTCCACGACGCCGGGGTGATCCCGGGACGCAACGGGGTGGCGATCGCGACGCGTACGCCGCCGAGTGCGGTGCGGACCGGCTTCGGCAGCAGGGAGTTCGACCGGGAGGGGCGCTACGTCGAGGTGGACCTCGACGTAGCGGCGGGCCCGAAGCTGCGGGTCGCCTCGGTCTACGTGCCCAAGGGCGGCACGCCGTATGAGGACGAGGCCTCGCTGGCGAAGATGCAGCGCAAGTTCCGGTTCCTGCGGTCGTTCTCCCGGCATCTGACCAGCAGCCGGCGGGAGGCGGCCCGGGAGGGTCGGGAGTTCGTCGTGATGGGCGACTGGAACATCGCCCCGACCGAGCTGGACATCAAGAACTGGCGTACCAACCGGCGCTCCGAGGGGTTCCTGCCGGAGGAGCGTGAGTGGATCGCCGGGGTGCAGTCGCCGCGCACCCTGGTCGATGTGGTCCGCCACCACCGCGGCGGCGTGGACGGTCCGTACTCCTGGTGGTCGTGGCGCGGCAAGGCCTTCGACAACGACGCCGGCTGGCGGATCGACTACCAGCTCGCCACCCCCGGCCTGGCCGGCGCGGCAACCGTGGCGGGCACCGACCGGGACCCGTCGTACGACACCCGGATCTCCGACCACGCGCCGGTCGTGGTCGACTACGAGCTGTGA
- a CDS encoding YajQ family cyclic di-GMP-binding protein: protein MASENSFDVVSKVDHMEVANAVNQAAKEVHQRFDFKGTDAKVVLSGEDIIELEATTEERVTAVLDVLQSKLVRRGINLKSLDAGAPRSSGKVWKITASLQEGISQDNAKKVSKLIRDEGPKGVKAQIQGDELRVSSKSRDDLQTVQALIKAQDYDFAVQFTNYR from the coding sequence GTGGCCAGTGAGAACTCGTTCGACGTCGTGAGCAAGGTCGACCACATGGAGGTGGCCAACGCCGTGAACCAGGCCGCCAAGGAGGTGCACCAGCGCTTCGACTTCAAGGGCACAGACGCCAAGGTCGTACTCAGCGGCGAAGACATCATCGAGCTCGAGGCGACCACCGAGGAGCGGGTCACCGCCGTGCTGGATGTGCTCCAGTCCAAGCTGGTCCGCCGCGGGATCAATCTCAAGTCGCTGGACGCCGGCGCCCCGCGCTCCTCCGGCAAGGTGTGGAAGATCACCGCCTCGCTGCAGGAGGGGATCAGCCAGGACAACGCGAAGAAGGTCTCCAAGCTGATCCGCGACGAGGGGCCCAAGGGGGTCAAGGCGCAGATCCAGGGCGACGAGCTGCGGGTCTCCTCCAAGAGCCGCGACGACCTCCAGACGGTCCAGGCGCTGATCAAGGCCCAGGACTACGATTTCGCCGTCCAGTTCACCAACTATCGGTAG
- the rpmG gene encoding 50S ribosomal protein L33, which produces MAKAADIRPKITLACTECKERNYITKKNRRNTPDRLELTKFCPKCGRHTAHRETR; this is translated from the coding sequence ATGGCCAAGGCCGCTGATATTCGCCCGAAGATCACGCTTGCCTGCACCGAGTGCAAGGAGCGGAACTACATCACCAAGAAGAACCGGCGCAACACGCCGGATCGTCTGGAGCTGACCAAGTTCTGCCCGAAGTGCGGCCGTCACACCGCGCACCGCGAGACCCGCTGA
- a CDS encoding MaoC/PaaZ C-terminal domain-containing protein: MTTEPTPLTIGTELPPLTVALTRADLVRYAGASTDFNPIHWSDRMARRVGMPSVIAHGMLTMATALRVVTDWVGDPAKVRSCSCRFTSPVPVPDDDAGAELRIGATVSALTDETATVTITAVITGPDGVDVKVLGQAVAEVDRG, translated from the coding sequence ATGACGACCGAGCCGACGCCGCTGACCATCGGCACCGAACTCCCGCCGCTGACCGTGGCCCTCACCCGTGCCGACCTGGTGCGCTACGCCGGGGCGTCCACGGACTTCAACCCGATCCACTGGTCGGACCGGATGGCCCGCAGGGTGGGCATGCCCTCGGTGATCGCCCACGGCATGCTGACGATGGCCACCGCCCTGCGCGTCGTCACCGACTGGGTCGGCGACCCGGCCAAGGTGCGCTCCTGCTCCTGCCGCTTCACCAGCCCGGTCCCGGTCCCCGACGACGACGCGGGGGCCGAGCTGAGGATCGGCGCCACGGTCTCCGCCCTCACCGACGAGACCGCCACGGTGACCATCACCGCCGTGATCACCGGGCCGGACGGCGTCGACGTCAAGGTCCTCGGCCAGGCGGTCGCGGAGGTGGACCGTGGCTGA
- a CDS encoding UDP-N-acetylmuramate dehydrogenase gives MAERLADHTTFHLGGPAARYAVASDDRTLIDLVTAADAAGEPVLVLGGGSNLLIGDEGFDGLVVRVATQGLWVEEESCCAGANVTVAAGESWDWFVQEAITREWRGLESLSGIPGQVGAVPIQNVGAYGTEVGHYIVRVRAWDRRERTQKTFFPADCGFGYRTSRFKEEPGRWIILDVAFQFLLGDLLSAVRYQQLADKLGVALGAPARARQVRQAVLELRAGKGMLVDPADHDSWSAGSFFTNPVLPEALAATLPAAAPRYAAGPGRVKTSAAWLIEHAGYAKGWHLPRYADGEAPATLSTKHTLALTNRGSATTADVLELARAIRDGVREAYGVTLVPEPNLVNCSLDDVRV, from the coding sequence GTGGCTGAACGGCTCGCCGACCACACCACCTTCCATCTGGGCGGACCGGCGGCCCGCTACGCGGTCGCCTCCGACGACCGGACCCTGATCGACCTGGTCACCGCGGCCGACGCCGCCGGCGAGCCGGTCCTCGTCCTCGGCGGCGGATCCAACCTGCTGATCGGCGACGAAGGGTTCGACGGGCTGGTCGTCCGGGTCGCCACCCAGGGCCTCTGGGTGGAGGAGGAGTCCTGCTGCGCCGGCGCCAACGTCACCGTCGCCGCCGGCGAGTCCTGGGACTGGTTCGTCCAGGAGGCGATCACCCGCGAATGGCGCGGCCTGGAGTCGCTGTCCGGCATCCCCGGCCAGGTCGGTGCCGTCCCGATCCAGAACGTGGGGGCGTACGGCACCGAGGTCGGCCACTACATCGTCCGGGTCCGCGCCTGGGACCGCCGGGAACGGACACAGAAGACCTTCTTCCCCGCCGACTGCGGGTTCGGGTACCGCACCTCACGGTTCAAGGAGGAGCCCGGCCGCTGGATCATCCTCGACGTCGCCTTCCAGTTCCTGCTCGGTGACCTGCTCTCCGCGGTGCGTTACCAGCAGCTCGCCGACAAGCTCGGCGTCGCGCTCGGCGCGCCGGCCCGGGCCCGGCAGGTCCGGCAGGCGGTCCTCGAACTGCGGGCCGGCAAGGGCATGCTGGTCGACCCGGCCGACCACGACAGCTGGAGCGCCGGCTCGTTCTTCACCAATCCGGTGCTGCCGGAGGCGCTGGCCGCGACACTGCCGGCTGCCGCCCCGCGGTACGCCGCCGGTCCCGGCCGGGTGAAGACCTCGGCCGCCTGGCTGATCGAACACGCCGGCTACGCCAAGGGCTGGCACCTGCCCCGCTATGCCGACGGCGAGGCCCCGGCGACGCTGTCGACCAAGCACACCCTCGCGCTCACCAACCGCGGCTCCGCCACGACCGCCGACGTGCTCGAGCTCGCCCGCGCGATCCGCGACGGTGTCCGCGAGGCGTACGGCGTCACGTTGGTGCCCGAGCCCAACCTGGTGAACTGCAGCCTGGACGATGTCCGGGTCTGA
- the treZ gene encoding malto-oligosyltrehalose trehalohydrolase, translated as MSGSDRPAVRRLAGTGPDFAVWAPRPGRVRLWTRPAARRGSADGPETLPSLAASALVTPALITDMVRTDDGWWDPVRPVPVPPDGELDYGYLLDDDPTPRPDPRSRRQPYGVHDVSQTYDPAAFRWTDDAWTGRQLAGSVIYELHVGTFTPAGTLVSAIDRLDHLVDLGVDTVELLPVAAFNGPHGWGYDGVDWFCVHEAYGGPRAYQAFVDACHARGLAVLQDVVYNHWGPSGNYLPLYGPYLDASTDTPWGNPVNLDGPDSDEVQQYLLDNARMWLRDLHVDGLRLDAVHALVDPGRAVDILEELSVEVDALSAFLGRPLTLVAESDQNNPRLFAPREAGGYGLTGQWVDDFHHAVVATLTGEDTGYYADFADPEALAHVIGHGFLHDGRWSSFRGRTHGRPLPPGTPGWRLVVCAGNHDQIGNRAAGDRLRSRVDERTLALAAVLTLTAPYTPMLFMGEEWGASTPWAFFSSHPEPDLARAVSEGRRAEFARMAWDHTRIPDPQDPQTFTDSVLDWAEPLQEPYAAQLALVRDLIALRRGWPDLGDPRLDRLRVRLAAGDLLVIERGVRIVVVVNLGEAPVDTGIDGTVLLATGEVTGGGAAVGEGGLRLGPRSSVIVDRVVPAAAGSAVPAEGISGP; from the coding sequence ATGTCCGGGTCTGACCGTCCCGCGGTGCGGCGGCTCGCCGGGACCGGTCCGGACTTCGCCGTCTGGGCGCCCCGGCCGGGGCGGGTGCGGCTGTGGACCCGCCCGGCGGCGCGCCGCGGGTCGGCCGACGGGCCGGAGACCCTCCCGTCACTGGCCGCCTCGGCGCTGGTCACCCCGGCGCTGATCACAGACATGGTCCGGACCGACGACGGCTGGTGGGACCCGGTCCGGCCGGTGCCGGTGCCGCCGGACGGCGAGCTGGACTACGGCTACCTGCTCGACGACGACCCCACCCCGCGGCCGGATCCCCGGTCGCGGCGCCAGCCGTACGGGGTGCACGACGTGTCGCAGACGTACGATCCCGCCGCGTTCCGGTGGACCGACGACGCCTGGACCGGCCGCCAGCTCGCCGGGTCGGTCATCTACGAGCTGCACGTCGGCACCTTCACCCCGGCCGGCACCCTGGTCTCGGCGATCGACCGGCTGGACCATCTGGTCGACCTCGGCGTCGACACCGTCGAACTGCTCCCGGTGGCCGCCTTCAACGGCCCCCACGGCTGGGGCTACGACGGGGTCGACTGGTTCTGCGTGCACGAGGCGTACGGCGGCCCGCGCGCCTACCAGGCGTTCGTCGACGCCTGCCACGCCCGCGGCCTGGCGGTGCTGCAGGATGTCGTCTACAACCACTGGGGCCCGTCGGGCAACTACCTGCCGCTCTACGGCCCCTACCTCGACGCCAGCACCGACACGCCCTGGGGCAATCCGGTGAACCTCGACGGGCCGGACTCCGACGAGGTGCAGCAGTACCTCCTCGACAACGCCCGGATGTGGCTGCGCGACCTCCACGTCGACGGGCTGCGCCTGGACGCCGTCCACGCCCTCGTCGACCCGGGCCGGGCGGTCGACATCCTCGAGGAGCTCTCCGTCGAAGTCGACGCGCTCAGCGCCTTCCTCGGCCGACCGCTCACCCTCGTCGCCGAGTCCGACCAGAACAACCCCCGGCTCTTCGCTCCCCGCGAGGCGGGCGGCTACGGACTGACCGGACAGTGGGTCGACGATTTCCACCACGCGGTCGTTGCCACCCTGACCGGCGAGGACACCGGCTACTACGCCGACTTCGCCGATCCGGAGGCGCTGGCCCACGTGATCGGCCACGGTTTCCTGCACGACGGCCGCTGGTCCTCCTTCCGGGGGCGTACGCACGGCCGTCCGCTGCCGCCGGGGACCCCCGGCTGGCGGCTGGTGGTGTGCGCCGGCAACCACGACCAGATCGGCAACCGGGCCGCCGGTGACCGGCTCCGCAGCCGGGTCGACGAGCGCACCCTCGCCCTGGCGGCGGTGCTGACACTGACCGCCCCGTACACGCCGATGCTCTTCATGGGGGAGGAGTGGGGTGCCTCGACACCCTGGGCCTTCTTCTCCTCCCACCCGGAGCCCGATCTCGCCCGGGCGGTCTCCGAGGGCCGGCGAGCGGAGTTCGCCCGGATGGCCTGGGACCACACCCGGATCCCCGACCCGCAGGACCCGCAGACCTTCACCGACTCGGTCCTCGACTGGGCCGAACCGCTCCAGGAACCGTACGCGGCCCAGCTCGCCCTGGTCCGCGACCTGATCGCGCTGCGCCGCGGCTGGCCCGACCTCGGTGACCCGCGGCTCGACCGCCTTCGGGTGCGGCTGGCGGCCGGCGACCTGCTGGTCATCGAACGGGGCGTGCGGATCGTGGTGGTGGTCAACCTCGGCGAGGCGCCGGTCGACACCGGGATCGACGGCACCGTGCTGCTGGCGACGGGGGAGGTCACCGGCGGTGGGGCTGCCGTCGGGGAGGGCGGACTGCGGCTCGGGCCGCGGTCCTCGGTGATCGTCGATCGGGTCGTTCCCGCCGCGGCCGGATCGGCCGTCCCTGCCGAGGGGATCTCCGGTCCCTGA
- the secE gene encoding preprotein translocase subunit SecE: MAEDLTDPQDSEDVAAAEERTPASRADGPGGRRPVRRSHDSSRRSALPPYEQKSGPIAFIGQSVDELKKVTWPTRQEMGGSFIAVLLFVAFIMVFVSLLDTGLGWVVLKVFGG; encoded by the coding sequence GTGGCAGAGGACCTGACGGATCCGCAGGATTCCGAGGACGTCGCAGCCGCCGAGGAGCGCACCCCCGCGTCCCGCGCCGACGGCCCGGGTGGCCGACGCCCCGTGCGCCGCAGCCATGACTCCTCCCGCCGCTCGGCACTGCCCCCGTACGAGCAGAAGTCCGGCCCGATCGCCTTCATCGGACAGTCCGTCGACGAGCTGAAGAAGGTCACCTGGCCGACCCGGCAGGAGATGGGCGGCTCGTTCATCGCCGTGCTCCTTTTCGTGGCGTTCATCATGGTGTTCGTCAGCCTGCTCGACACCGGGCTCGGCTGGGTGGTGCTGAAGGTGTTCGGCGGATGA
- the nusG gene encoding transcription termination/antitermination protein NusG: MTYDNDREGNVADNDEFDPSEVEIDLGAFEDDTVGDEPDLDFGLGAEEPTDEELSAADIFGADRAPQQAAPAEPAVATESDEGATTTEEATAGEDAEATTEPEAAVTAPAAPARGLDDDFEINLNFDADQEEPAAAAPAMDFDADAAVAAAMAELRADLDSKFGDWYVVHTYAGMENRVKQNIEQRVTSLNMEDYIYETVVPTETVVEMKNGNKKEVTRVYLPGYVLVRMDLTDESWGCIRHTPAVTGFVGNANDPTPLTLDEVENMMRPSVVARVAASAVGKGKRPAKKVEVQDYQVGDSIMVIEGPFSGVPGIITEINPNTQRLIATVEFMGRDTPVDLTFPQIQKS; this comes from the coding sequence ATGACGTACGACAACGACCGAGAGGGAAACGTGGCAGACAACGACGAGTTCGACCCGTCCGAGGTGGAGATCGACCTGGGCGCGTTCGAGGACGACACCGTCGGTGACGAGCCCGACCTGGACTTCGGCCTCGGTGCCGAGGAGCCGACCGACGAAGAGCTGAGCGCCGCCGACATCTTCGGCGCCGACCGGGCCCCGCAGCAGGCCGCTCCCGCCGAGCCGGCCGTGGCCACGGAGTCCGACGAGGGCGCGACCACCACGGAGGAGGCGACCGCCGGCGAGGACGCCGAGGCCACCACCGAGCCGGAGGCCGCCGTCACCGCCCCCGCGGCGCCGGCCCGCGGCCTGGACGACGACTTCGAGATCAACCTGAACTTCGACGCCGACCAGGAGGAGCCGGCCGCCGCCGCGCCGGCGATGGACTTCGACGCCGACGCCGCGGTCGCCGCCGCGATGGCCGAGCTGCGCGCCGACCTGGACAGCAAGTTCGGCGACTGGTACGTGGTGCACACGTACGCCGGGATGGAGAACCGGGTCAAGCAGAACATCGAGCAGCGGGTCACCTCCCTCAACATGGAGGACTACATCTACGAGACCGTCGTCCCCACCGAGACGGTCGTCGAGATGAAGAACGGCAACAAGAAGGAAGTCACCCGGGTCTACCTGCCCGGCTACGTCCTGGTCCGGATGGACCTGACCGACGAGTCCTGGGGCTGCATCCGGCACACCCCGGCGGTGACCGGCTTCGTCGGCAACGCCAACGACCCGACCCCGCTCACCCTCGACGAGGTCGAGAACATGATGCGCCCCTCGGTGGTGGCGCGGGTCGCCGCCTCCGCGGTGGGCAAGGGCAAGCGTCCGGCCAAGAAGGTCGAGGTGCAGGACTACCAGGTGGGCGACTCGATCATGGTGATCGAGGGACCGTTCTCCGGTGTTCCCGGCATCATCACCGAGATCAACCCGAACACCCAGCGGCTGATCGCCACCGTGGAGTTCATGGGCCGCGACACCCCGGTGGACCTGACCTTCCCGCAGATCCAGAAGTCCTGA
- the rplK gene encoding 50S ribosomal protein L11 — protein MPPKKKVAAIVKIAINAGAANPAPPVGTALGPHGVNIMEFCKAYNAATESQRGNVIPVEITIYEDRSFTFITKTPPAAELIKKAAGLKKGSSNPLADKVAKLTADQVREIATTKLPDLNANDVEAAMKIVAGTARSMGVTVED, from the coding sequence ATGCCTCCCAAGAAGAAGGTCGCGGCGATCGTCAAGATCGCCATCAACGCCGGCGCCGCAAACCCGGCACCGCCCGTCGGCACCGCCCTCGGCCCGCACGGCGTCAACATCATGGAGTTCTGCAAGGCGTACAACGCCGCGACGGAATCCCAGCGTGGCAACGTCATCCCGGTCGAGATCACGATCTACGAGGACCGGTCCTTCACCTTCATCACGAAGACCCCGCCGGCCGCGGAACTGATCAAGAAGGCCGCCGGGCTCAAGAAGGGCTCGTCCAACCCGCTCGCGGACAAGGTCGCCAAGCTCACCGCCGACCAGGTTCGCGAGATCGCCACCACCAAGCTCCCCGACCTCAACGCGAACGACGTCGAGGCCGCGATGAAGATCGTCGCTGGCACCGCCCGTTCGATGGGCGTCACCGTCGAGGACTGA
- the rplA gene encoding 50S ribosomal protein L1 encodes MKRSKAYRAAAAHRDEQALYSPREALTLVKDNASAKFDETIEVAMRLGVDPRKADQMVRGTVNLPHGTGKTARVLVFATGANAEAATAAGADEVGADELIEKIQGGYLDFDAVVATPDMMGKVGRLGRVLGPRGLMPNPKTGTVTMDVAKAVTEIKGGKIEFRVDRHSNLQFIIGKASFSIDQLLENYFAAVDEIVRLKPTTAKGRYVKKISASSTMGPGVLMDPAKVKSEIEATA; translated from the coding sequence ATGAAGCGCAGCAAGGCATATCGGGCAGCCGCCGCCCATCGCGACGAACAGGCCCTGTACTCCCCGCGTGAGGCCCTGACCCTGGTCAAGGACAACGCCTCCGCCAAGTTCGACGAGACGATCGAGGTCGCGATGCGCCTCGGCGTCGATCCCCGCAAGGCCGACCAGATGGTCCGCGGCACGGTCAACCTCCCCCACGGCACCGGCAAGACGGCACGGGTCCTCGTCTTCGCCACCGGTGCGAACGCCGAGGCCGCCACGGCCGCGGGCGCCGATGAGGTCGGCGCCGACGAACTGATCGAGAAGATCCAGGGTGGCTACCTGGACTTCGACGCGGTCGTCGCGACCCCGGACATGATGGGCAAGGTCGGCAGGCTCGGTCGCGTCCTCGGCCCGCGCGGCCTGATGCCGAACCCGAAGACCGGCACCGTGACGATGGACGTCGCGAAGGCCGTCACCGAGATCAAGGGCGGCAAGATCGAGTTCCGCGTCGACCGCCACTCGAACCTGCAGTTCATCATCGGCAAGGCCTCGTTCAGCATCGACCAGCTGCTGGAGAACTACTTCGCCGCCGTCGACGAGATCGTCCGGCTCAAGCCGACCACCGCCAAGGGCCGCTACGTGAAGAAGATCTCCGCGTCCTCGACGATGGGCCCGGGCGTCCTGATGGACCCGGCCAAGGTCAAGTCGGAAATCGAAGCGACCGCCTGA